The Gloeobacter morelensis MG652769 genome contains the following window.
CGACCGGGTGATTGTCTCTGCTGCCGAGAAGCAAGCCCTCGCTCGGCAATTCGCCACCCGGGTGGTGGATATGGAAAGTTACACCGTCCTCGAAACCCTACGACCGGCAGGTATCGCAGTCGGGGTGGTGCGGGTGGTGAGTGACGGTGCTGCGGACGATCTGCCGGATCTTAGCGGCGTATTTGATGGCGCGGGCAACCTGCAACCCCTTGCCCTGGCAGCCGCCCTCGTGCGCTCTCCCCTCGCCGGGGCGCGGCTGGTGGGCGGCTCGCTGATCGCGCTGCAGGTCTTGCGGATAGTTGCCAAGCGGCTGTCAAGCCCGGCTTGATATCAAGAAGGCAGAACTGATGTCGATCGCAATTTCTGATATTCAGATCAGCATAAGTGGGTATTGGCGGTCACAAATCCCCACATGGGCAGATTTCGCACCCTCTCTTTAGAGTTAAATTGGTAGCGTTGAATACAAATGACAAGGAGCAGCGCATGGCAAGCATTGTTGATACGGCCGTTCAAGCAGGCACCTTCAAGACCCTGGCGCAGGCATTGACCGCCGCCGACCTGGTGGACACGCTGAAGGGCAGTGGTCCTTTCACCGTTTTTGCGCCCACCGACGATGCCTTTCAAAGCCTTCCTGCCGATACTCTGAACGATCTGCTCAAGCCGGAGAACAAGTCCAAGTTGGCGAATATTCTCAAGTACCACGTCGTCTCCGGCAAAGTGATGTCGAGCGACATCAAGCCCGGCAACGTCGCGACCGTGGCGGGTGAGTCGATTTCGATCCAGACCCAGGGACAGCAGGTGATGGTCAACGAGGCCCGCGTCACCAAAGCCGACATCGCCGCCGACAACGGCGTCATCCATGTGATCGACAAGGTTCTGCTGCCCAAGGGCTAACGGTCGTACTCGCCCCCAGGCGTTCACATCTTTAGCACCCGCCGGAGCACTCCGGCGGGTGCTTGTTAATAGCGGGCGCGGCTCGGCTGCAATACCAGACCGAATTCCTCCTGCACCGCCCGGTCCCGCGCATCCTCGCAACGATAGAAATACGCCTGCAGGTGGGCGCTGTAAACCAGTTCGGCAAGGCGCGCTTCGCCGGTGGCTGCAAGCAGCCAATCGGCGATGTCCGCCGCCGGGGTGTAGGTCACCCGGCGGCCGTGTCCGGCGGCGTCCGGATTTTCGAACGTTTTGAACAGAAACTCGGGCAGGTTTGCCATCGTTATCGGGTGGAATTTGGACCACTTTATAGCACCACAGACGCAACTTTGTCGTCTGGATAACATTCTAGCTAGCGCGGTAGACTTTCCCGCCGCTTTGCAGTGTCCGGGATTGCTGTATTCGGTTTAGCGAACGTGGTATGGATATCCAGCAATCCAAGTTGCTGGGGGCTCTATGGTGTTGAGGAAACAAAGCTTCGCGACGATGACGGCCGCGGGCGGGCTGTCGATTTTGCTGGGTACCGGCCAGGCGTTCGCCGCCACCTGCCCGCCTGCCGGCCCGCCGCTATCGGAGGCGACGGTGGCCGCTCTGCAGGAGGCCCTGGCCTCCGGGGCACTCACCTCGCGCCAGATTGTCCAGGGCTACCTCGATCGGATCGCCTGCTACGACAAGCAGGGTCCAAAGATCAACGCCGTGCTCGAAATCAACCCGGACGCGCTCGCCATCGCCGACGCGCTCGACGCCGAGCGGCGGGCGGGCAGGGTGCGCGGACCCCTGCACGGCATTCCGGTCCTCATCAAGGGCAACATCGCCACGGGCGACCGGATGCTCACCACCGCCGGTTCGGTGGCGCTCGTCGATGCGCTGCCCCAAAAGGACGCCTTTATCGCCACCCGTCTGCGCGAGGCGGGGACGGTGCTGTTGGGCAAGGCCAACCTGACTGAGTTTGCCAACTTCATGTCCTACTACATGCCCTCGGGCTACAGCTCCCAGGGCGGCCAGACCCTCAATCCGTACTTTCCGGCCCTCGAAGACAACGGTGTGCCCACGGTCACCCCCTGCGGCTCCAGCGCCGGTTCGGGGGCGGCGACGGCGGCAAACCTGACGGCCATTTCGATCGGCACCGAGACCTCCGGCTCGATTCTCTGTCCCTCCAGCTTCAATTCGCTGGTGGGGATCAAGCCGACGGTGGGCCTGGTGAGCCGCACCGGCATCATCCCGATCTCAGCGAGCCAGGATGTGGCAGGACCGATGACCCGCACGGTGGCCGATGCGGCGGTGCTGCTCGGTGCCATTGCCGGGTACGACCCGGCCGACCCGGTGACCGCGCGCAGCGTGGGTCAGATCCCGGCCGATTACCGAACTTTTCTTAAACTGGATGGTCTGGTGGGGGTGCGCATCGGCTTGCCGCCGGAATATCTTGATTTTTTGGGTCCGGAGACCCGTCCCGCCTTCGACCGGGCCCTCGAAGTATTGCGCGCCCAGGGAGCGGTGATCGTCGATGCGCCGATCGCCACCACCGACGCGCTGTTTGCCTCCCCGTCGGTGATCACCGTCCTGACCTACGAGTTCAAGCGAGATCTCAATGCCTACCTGGCCAAGGTCAAGCCCGGCACGACGATCGACACGCTTTCCGAAGTAATCGACTTCAATTTTCGCAAACGCGAAGTGGCCCTCAAGTACGGTCAGGGACTGCTGGTGGATAGCCAGCAGCGCCGATTGCAGAACGGCACCGCGATCACCGCCCAGGGGTACCGCGACGCCCTGGCGGAGAAGCAATTACTCGCTAAAACCGAAGGGATCGACGCGACCATCGCCAAATACGATCTCGACGCGCTGTTGTTTCCGACTTATTACGGCTCGTTTGTCGGCGCGGCGGCCGAATATCCTTCGGTGATCGTGCCGGCGGGTTATGCCACAGGCGGGCTGCCGATCGGCATCACCTTCCTGGGCAAAGCCTTCAGCGAGCCGCAACTGATCCAGTACGCCTACGCCTACGAGCAGGCTTCCCTCGCCCGCCGTCCACCGGAAGCTACGCCCTGAAGGTGGGGCCTGAGGCGATTAGCCGCAGGCAAAAGCACATATAGAGTGTCCAGCCCAGGGGACCCACCAGCCGTAAAGCCGGGATAATCCCGGCTACAGCGGCGTTGCCGGGCAGCAACCGCTCGGCCCACGGCGTGCCTGCCAGCGCAAAGTTCAGCAGCAAAGCGAGCAAGACGACCAGCAATCCCAGGGGCACAAACGCCAGGGCGGCGGCCCACCAGTGTCCTTGGGTGAGCCCCCAGCTTCTGGGCAAAGGCGAGAAGGCTGCGTGCTCCTCGGCAAAGTGCAAGGGCACTGCGACAAAAAGACGCACCCCCAGGTAAATTCCCGGTGCCGCCAGGACAATCATGGCTGCAAAAGGCACCGCCACCGCCCAGAATTGCTCGCCGCCCAGCAGCGCCGCCTCGAAGCGGCGGTAGGCGAAATAAAAAAGCCAGGCAGTCGGGAGGATGGCCGCCCCCACCGTGAGGATGCTGGTAGCAACCAGCCTGGGCCAGGTGCGCACTGCCCGGCCGAGGGCCGCTCCAAAATCGCGGTCGCCTGTGGCGGTGAGCGCCTGATGGGCGTAGGCGAGGCTGGTGCCGGTGAGGATAGGGTCGAGTACCAGCGGCACCAGGGCCTGGGCAGCGCCGCGAATCGGTCCTTCAAGATTTGCCGCCGTGAGATTGGCTATGAGGGCGACAAGTTGCAGCACCAACAAGGGCAGATAGACGCGGGGGGCGACCCGCACCAGTTCGCGGTAGAGCGAGGAGAGGGACAAATCAGCGTCAGTCACGGCGGCGGGCATTCGGGTAGACCCTACCCTTCCAGGATCCACCCTCCCCCAGCCAGTGGCGCCAGGCCGAATCGACGGTCATCGCCGTGTAGAGCGCGGCGATGACCGGTAGGGCCGGGGCGAGCCAGGGGGGCAGTTCGTAAAAGCGCAAGGTTGGCCCGTAGGCCACGGCCATGGCGAGCCACCCCGCCCCCCCGAGGGCCACCAGCAGCGGGCTGGCCGTGAGCCCCCCGGCCAGAAAAGCGGTCGGAGGCACCAGGTACAGCAGCACCATCGCCGCCACCGTGAGCGCCAGCAGCGCAGGCGAATAGTCGAGTTGCGTAAAAGCCGTGCGCGCCACCATCTTCCAGATCTGCCCAAGGCCGGTGTAGGACCTGAGGCTGCGGGTGCGCCGGGTCAGCCCCAACCAGAGATTGCCGCCGGTGCGCTTGACCTGTACTGCCAGAGCGCAATCGTCGATCAGGCAGTCGCGAATGTCGGCGATCCCGCCGGCACGATCTAGGGCGGTGCGCCTCACCAGAATGCAGCCGCCGGCCGCCGCGGCGGTGGAGTCGTTCGGATCGTTTACCCAGAAAAACGGGTAAAGCTTTTGAAAGAAAAACACGAACGCCGGAATGAGCAGCACTTCCCACGCATCGCGGCAGCGCAGGTGCACCATCAGTGAGACGAGATCGCGGTTTTCTTGTTGGGCCTTTTGCACCAGAGCGGCCAGATTGTCGGGGTGGTGGCAAATATCGGCGTCGGTGAGCAGCCAGTACTCGGGCTCCAGGGCTTCGCCGCGGCGCAGACCCTGCTCGATGGCCCAGAGCTTGCCGCTCCAGCCCGGCAGGAGCGTTTCCCCCGGTACCACCGTGAGCCGCTCCTCGCAGCCGTACGCGCGGGCCAGTGCCTCCGCCAATGCACCGGTGCCGTCGCCGCTGCGGTCGTCCACCAGCACGATGTGCAGCAGCCCCGGATAGTTCTGGGTCAACAGCGAAAGCAGCGTCTCACCCAGCACCTCCGCCTCATCGCGCGCCGGAACGACTGCCACCACCGGCGGCAGGGCTCCTTGCGGCAGGTCCGCCGCCTCCGGATCGAGCACCGCCTCGCAGCGCCAGAACCGACCGCGCCAACCCAGCAATCCTGCCCAACCGACCGCCGCCGCCAGAGCCAGGCCCGCCAACCCAGAAAAACTATCCACCGCAAGCATTCCCATCGATCTAGAACCGTACAATAACTGCGACAGGAGTGAACGGAACAGTTAAAAATGCAAGTCCAACCGCGCATCGAAAAAAAACACGTAGACAGAGCGATCGAAGCGAGCCAGGCGTACCTATTGGGCCGTCAGTACTCCCCGGGCTACTGGTGGGCCGAACTGGAGTCGAACGTGTCGATGACCGCCGAGGTGGTCCTCCTGCACAAAATCTGGCGCACGGACACCGGCCGTCCCCTCGCCAAGGCGACCGCCTACCTGCTGGGTGAGCAGCGCGCCCACGGCGGTTGGGAGCTGTTCTACGGCGACGGCGGCGATTTGAACACATCGATCGAGGCGTACATGGCCCTGAAGCTGCTGGGTCTCGCCGCCGATCACCCCGCCCTGGCGCGCGCCCGCGCGTTTATCCTCGCCAAAGGCGGCATCAGCCGCGCGCGCATCTTCACCAAGATCCACCTGGCGCTCATCGGCTGCTACGACTGGCGCGGCGTCCCGTCGATTCCACCCTGGGTGATGCTGCTACCCGAGGCCTTTGCGGTCAACATCTACGAGATGTCCAGTTGGGCGCGCGGCAGCACGGTACCGCTGCTGATCGTCTTCGACCGCAAGCCGGTCTTTGCCGTCGAGCCGGCCATCACCCTCGACGAGCTATTTGTCGAAGGACGCACCCGGGCCCGCTTCGATCTACCCCGCAGCTCGAGCGACTGGTGGGCGAATCTGTTTGTCGATCTCGACTGGGGTTTCAAGCTCGCCGAGAGTCTGGGGGTGGTTCCCCTGCGCGAAGAAGGGCTGAAAGCCGCCGAGCGCTGGGTGCTCGAGCGCCAGGAGGCGACCGGTGATTGGGGCGGGATTATCCCGGCGATGCTCAACTCGCTGCTGGCGCTGCGCTGCCTCGATTACGACCCCCACGACCCGGTGATCGAGCGGGGGATGGCCGCGGTCGATCGCTTCGCCATCGAGACCGAAAGCACCTATCGCCTGCAGCCGTGCGTCTCCCCCGTCTGGGATACGGCCTTGACCATGCGCGCCCTGGTCGATTCGGGATTGCCGCCGGATCACCCGGCCCTCGCGGCGGCGGGCACCTGGCTACTGGAGAAGCAGATTCTCGACTACGGCGACTGGGCGGTTAAAAACCGAACCGGATCGCCCGGCGGCTGGGCTTTCGAGTTCGACAACCGCTACTACCCGGATGTAGACGACACAGCCGTCGTGGTGATGGCCCTCGACGCCGTGCAGCTGGCCGACGAGACCGCCAAGGGCCAGGCGATCGCCCGGGCGGTGCGCTGGGTAGCCTCGATGCAGTGCCAGGGCGGCGGCTGGGCGGCCTTCGATATCGACAACGACGCTCACTGGCTCAACAGCCTTCCCTACGCCGATCTCAAGGCGATGATCGATCCGAATACCGCCGATGTCACCGCCCGGGTGCTCGAGATGTACGGCCGTTGCCGCCTGATTCCTGCGGCCGCCGGTGCCCAGCGCGCCCTCGATTATCTGCGGCGCACCCAGGAGCCGGAGGGCTGCTGGTTCGGCCGCTGGGGGGTGAATTATCTCTATGGCACCAGCGGCGTGCTCTCAGCTCTGGCTGCCTTCGCCCCGGCCGAACGCACGGCCATCGAGCGCGCTGCCGCCTGGCTGCGAGGTTGCCAGAACGTGGACGGTGGTTGGGGGGAAACCTGCCAAAGTTATGTCGATCGCACTTTGATGGGCCAGGGACCGAGCACCGCTTCCCAGACTGCCTGGGCGTTGCTCGGCCTCATCGACGCGGGCCGGGTGGCCCGCTTCAGCGACAGCAGCGCCCTCGAACGCGGCATTGCCTATCTGGTGGAAACCCAAAAAGCGGACGGCAGTTGGGACGAACCGTACTTCACCGGCACCGGTTTTCCGGGGCATTTTTACCTGAAGTATCACCTCTATCAACAACACTTTCCTTTAAGTGCTCTGGGCCGCTACCGCCGCCTGCTCAGTTAGATGTGGCCAGCAAGACCGGCGCCAGTTCACCGCTCAATCTGGCAGAAACAACCCGGTTTTGTTGCGAGTGTGTCGCCGCTCGGGGGGTTGAGCGAAGGTCGGGTATGCGCGCGATCAGATAACAAATCCGGTAAGCTCATCGTAAAATTCCTAGATGGTGTGTGCAGGGGTGAAGAACAATGCAAGGTACCCATGGGGCAACCGGGGGTCAACAATCTGCTTTGCTATTTTGCAACGCAATTCTTCCCCGGGTCTCCAGGACTTTCGCGATTAGCATCCGCTTTTTACCGGGTCGACTGGGCAGGGCTGTCCTCACCGCTTACTTGCTGTGCCGGATAGCCGACACGATCGAAGACGATCCGGCGGCGAGCGCGGGCGAGAAGGTGCGACTTTTGGGCGAATTTATGGCGGGTTTTGACGAGGTTGAGACGGCCAGAAAGTTTCCGACTCTGGCGCAATCGGTGAGCGGCGAGGCGGCCCACGTCGAGCTGGTCCACCACACCGATTTGGTCTTCGAGTTGTTCGAGGGCGTACCCGCTCCTTCGCGCCAAATCGTCAAGCGCTGGGTAGGCGAGATGGTCGCAGGGATGCAGAAGTTTGTCGCCCTCTATCCCCATGGCATCCGCATCCAGACGCTCGAAGAATACAACGAATACTGTTATTACGTCGCAGGCACGGTAGGGCATCTGCTCACCGACCTGTGGCATGCCCACGCCCCCAGCATCGATCAGGCCAAGTACACGGCCCTGCTCAAGCATTGCGAGGCCTTCGGCGAGGCGCTCCAGACGGTCAATATTCTCAAGGACATCGCCTGGGACGCCGAGCACGAAAATTCGATCTATGTTCCTGAGCAATCGCTGCGCGAGCACGGCAGCAGCCAGCAGACCCTGCTCAGCCCGCACTGTCTTGAGCAGAACCGGGCAGCAATCGCCTCGCTGGTGGCTCTGGCCTGGACGGATCTCGACGCCGCCCTCGTCTATTTGCTTGCCATCCCCCGGCGGGCCGTGCCGATTCGTCTGTTCTGCATTCTGCCGCTGCTCTTTGCCTACGCCACGCTACGCGAGATTACCCGCTCGACGGCGATGCTCACCAGCGGCGGCACCGTCAAAATCTCGCGCGAAGAGGTCAAATCGCTGATGATGGCCGGAGTAGCCACCGTCTTGAGCAATCGCGGGATCGAACGGCTGGTTGCGCGGGTGCGCACCGACGCTTATGGGTTGGGGTGGGGGGGATCCCCCCCCTGCCCCCCCCTGCCCAAGGGGGGGTCGTGAGGCGCCGCGGCGGACCGGGTGCCCGGGCCGCCTTACACTGTGGCCGATGAGGCTGGGGCGAGCAGTTCGATGGGCAGGCCGTCGGGGTCTACGACAAAGGCAACCGTGAAGGTCCGATCGCCAATCTGCTGCGGGCGGGGTTCGAGCAGGACCGGGACGCCCGCCTGTTGCAGGCGCCCGACGAGCGCGGGTACGTCTTCGACTTCAAATGAAGTGTGGTAGTAGCCGGTGTAGTGCTCGTCGAACCAGCTTTCGGGAGCAGGTTTGGGTTCGGGGATTTGAATGAGTTCGATGCGGCCCAGGGGGCCTGTCAGCCAACAGGCGAGGGTCATGCCGGTGGTGAAGCGCACCTCGACGGTGAAGCCCAGGAGTTCGTAAAAGGCCATCGAGCGAAAAATGTCGGCGGTGCGGATCGAGACGTGGTGCATCAGCTTTTTCCTTCGAGGCGGGCGATGAGCAACTCCGCCACGGCGTTGGCCACGACAAATTCGCTGCAGGCGGTCATCGCATAATCGTCGTGGCGCATCTCGGCAAGCAGGACAACGTGGATGGAAGCGAGCAGATCCTCGCCCTCCATGCGCTGGCGGGCGTAAATCGATGCGGCGCGCTCGGCAATGTGGGGGTGGATCGCCTCGGCCAGAAATTCGCGGTCGAGCCAGGCGAGCAGCGCCCCCGCGAGCCAGCGTCTTTCGGACTCCACGTCGGTGGCCGGGGGCAGCCAGATGTCCTGTACCATGGCTCCAACTCTACCAGCCCCGCCCCGGGTCGGTTCAGTCTCTCGGGCAGGTTTGCGCACCGGTGGGTTGCGGTAGGATGCTCTTTGAATATTCGCAGAAGGACGGTATGGAAGAAGCTTCCGCGCGGATGAGCTGGTTCGACGAAGGACAGGGCCTGACGCACCTGTCGGAATATTTTCAGCGCATGGAGTCCTGGCAACAAGCGATCGCCGATGGCGTCATCACCCCCGAAGAAATTCGCGAGCAGGCGCAACGGGTGATCGGGTTGCTCAAAGAAGTGGAGCCGCTGGTGGGCGAGACCGAACGGCGGACGATCACCGAGACCCTCTACGAAATGGCCGTGCTGGGGGCGATGCAGACTTCCGCCGTCTCCGCTTCGCTGCGGACGGCTGCTAAGGGGGAAACATGAAAGTCAAGGCGTACAAGATTCCCGATACTTCGCCCTCGTTCCTGGCGACGGCTATCGAGTCGTGGTTTCGCTCCGAAGGGTTCGAGGCGCAGAGTTTCGCCGGCCCGGAGGGGACTTACGTGATCCAGGGGCGCAAGGACAACTTTCTGCGTTTTATCGTGGGGCTTTCGGCGGCGCTCACCGTCACAGTCGGTACGCAGCCGGACGGGGCGCTCACCGTGGCCATCGGCGCGGGCAGCTGGGTGGACAAGTTTCTAGCCGGCTTTGCGGGGGTGTTTTTGTTCGCTCCCCTCGCCTTTACTGCCGCCTACGGCGTCTGGAAACAGGACAATCTCGAAGACAAGCTCTGGGAATATATCGCCGGACGCCTGCCCGCAGCGGTCGAAGTCCCGGTGCAGATTCCCGCCCCCCAGTTTCACCCGGTCAAGCTGACTCCCTCCTGAGGACATCCACCATGCAAACCCGTACCTACAGTGCGCCGGGGATCACGGCCGAGGCCCTCGCCGAGAGGGTGCGCGCCTGGTTCGTTGAAAAAGAATTCGAAACCCAGTCGTTTGCTACGGCGGGCGGTGGCCAGATCGTGCAGGGCTACCGCGACGATTTTTGGCGGGTGGCGGTGGGGCTCGCTGCGGCCCTGACCGTGCAAATCAAACCGCTGCCGGGGGACACTCTCGAAGTGAACATCGGGGGCGGTGCCTGGGGCGACAAGCTCTTTGTAGCCGGGATCGGTCTGCTGCTCTTTTTGCCGTTGGTGCTGCCCGCCGCCTGGGGCACCTGGGAGCAGTACCGCCTCGACAAAGATGTCTGGGAAGCGATCGAAGCGGCGCTCCCGGCGGGCAGTTCCCCGGTCGCATCTGCCCCCGCCGAAGCTGCCCCCGCCGCCGAATTGCCCGACACCTGGTTCAACGAAGAGACCAACGAGATCTATTCGGTACAGTTTTTTCAGCGCATGGAGTCGTGGCAGCGCGCCATCGCCGACGGCCGGATCGACCAGGAAGAGATCCAGAGCCAGGGCGAGCGGGTGACGGACTTGCTTCGTCGTTTGGAGCCTACCCTCAGCGATGAAGCCCACGCCAAGCTCACCCAGGTGTTTCGCGAAATGGCGGTTCTGCAGGGGATGCAGTCGTTCGTGCTGGTGCAGCAGATGGGCAGTGCCGCCTCAGGCCCAACCCCGAAGCCGGTAAACGAGTAGACCGACCCATTCCTTGAGGGCCAGGGTCGAACTTTCGAGCGCCGCAGCGCTGGGCAGCCAGGCGAGCAGCCAGTCGTCGAGGTCCATGCCGCTGCGCACGTCGGTCGAGGCTGCGATCACCGCGAACCCGGCGCGCTCGAAGATGGCGACCGAGCGGGGCATGTGGCTGGCGCTGGTGACCAGCAGGATGCGCTCGATGCGCCGCGGCTTGAGCACCTCGGCGCTGAGGGCGGCGTTTTGAAACGTATTCCAGGAGCGCTCC
Protein-coding sequences here:
- a CDS encoding fasciclin domain-containing protein, with the translated sequence MASIVDTAVQAGTFKTLAQALTAADLVDTLKGSGPFTVFAPTDDAFQSLPADTLNDLLKPENKSKLANILKYHVVSGKVMSSDIKPGNVATVAGESISIQTQGQQVMVNEARVTKADIAADNGVIHVIDKVLLPKG
- a CDS encoding amidase family protein, yielding MVLRKQSFATMTAAGGLSILLGTGQAFAATCPPAGPPLSEATVAALQEALASGALTSRQIVQGYLDRIACYDKQGPKINAVLEINPDALAIADALDAERRAGRVRGPLHGIPVLIKGNIATGDRMLTTAGSVALVDALPQKDAFIATRLREAGTVLLGKANLTEFANFMSYYMPSGYSSQGGQTLNPYFPALEDNGVPTVTPCGSSAGSGAATAANLTAISIGTETSGSILCPSSFNSLVGIKPTVGLVSRTGIIPISASQDVAGPMTRTVADAAVLLGAIAGYDPADPVTARSVGQIPADYRTFLKLDGLVGVRIGLPPEYLDFLGPETRPAFDRALEVLRAQGAVIVDAPIATTDALFASPSVITVLTYEFKRDLNAYLAKVKPGTTIDTLSEVIDFNFRKREVALKYGQGLLVDSQQRRLQNGTAITAQGYRDALAEKQLLAKTEGIDATIAKYDLDALLFPTYYGSFVGAAAEYPSVIVPAGYATGGLPIGITFLGKAFSEPQLIQYAYAYEQASLARRPPEATP
- a CDS encoding glycosyltransferase codes for the protein MLAVDSFSGLAGLALAAAVGWAGLLGWRGRFWRCEAVLDPEAADLPQGALPPVVAVVPARDEAEVLGETLLSLLTQNYPGLLHIVLVDDRSGDGTGALAEALARAYGCEERLTVVPGETLLPGWSGKLWAIEQGLRRGEALEPEYWLLTDADICHHPDNLAALVQKAQQENRDLVSLMVHLRCRDAWEVLLIPAFVFFFQKLYPFFWVNDPNDSTAAAAGGCILVRRTALDRAGGIADIRDCLIDDCALAVQVKRTGGNLWLGLTRRTRSLRSYTGLGQIWKMVARTAFTQLDYSPALLALTVAAMVLLYLVPPTAFLAGGLTASPLLVALGGAGWLAMAVAYGPTLRFYELPPWLAPALPVIAALYTAMTVDSAWRHWLGEGGSWKGRVYPNARRRD
- the shc gene encoding squalene--hopene cyclase codes for the protein MQVQPRIEKKHVDRAIEASQAYLLGRQYSPGYWWAELESNVSMTAEVVLLHKIWRTDTGRPLAKATAYLLGEQRAHGGWELFYGDGGDLNTSIEAYMALKLLGLAADHPALARARAFILAKGGISRARIFTKIHLALIGCYDWRGVPSIPPWVMLLPEAFAVNIYEMSSWARGSTVPLLIVFDRKPVFAVEPAITLDELFVEGRTRARFDLPRSSSDWWANLFVDLDWGFKLAESLGVVPLREEGLKAAERWVLERQEATGDWGGIIPAMLNSLLALRCLDYDPHDPVIERGMAAVDRFAIETESTYRLQPCVSPVWDTALTMRALVDSGLPPDHPALAAAGTWLLEKQILDYGDWAVKNRTGSPGGWAFEFDNRYYPDVDDTAVVVMALDAVQLADETAKGQAIARAVRWVASMQCQGGGWAAFDIDNDAHWLNSLPYADLKAMIDPNTADVTARVLEMYGRCRLIPAAAGAQRALDYLRRTQEPEGCWFGRWGVNYLYGTSGVLSALAAFAPAERTAIERAAAWLRGCQNVDGGWGETCQSYVDRTLMGQGPSTASQTAWALLGLIDAGRVARFSDSSALERGIAYLVETQKADGSWDEPYFTGTGFPGHFYLKYHLYQQHFPLSALGRYRRLLS
- a CDS encoding phytoene/squalene synthase family protein, with translation MQGTHGATGGQQSALLFCNAILPRVSRTFAISIRFLPGRLGRAVLTAYLLCRIADTIEDDPAASAGEKVRLLGEFMAGFDEVETARKFPTLAQSVSGEAAHVELVHHTDLVFELFEGVPAPSRQIVKRWVGEMVAGMQKFVALYPHGIRIQTLEEYNEYCYYVAGTVGHLLTDLWHAHAPSIDQAKYTALLKHCEAFGEALQTVNILKDIAWDAEHENSIYVPEQSLREHGSSQQTLLSPHCLEQNRAAIASLVALAWTDLDAALVYLLAIPRRAVPIRLFCILPLLFAYATLREITRSTAMLTSGGTVKISREEVKSLMMAGVATVLSNRGIERLVARVRTDAYGLGWGGSPPCPPLPKGGS
- a CDS encoding VOC family protein translates to MHHVSIRTADIFRSMAFYELLGFTVEVRFTTGMTLACWLTGPLGRIELIQIPEPKPAPESWFDEHYTGYYHTSFEVEDVPALVGRLQQAGVPVLLEPRPQQIGDRTFTVAFVVDPDGLPIELLAPASSATV